Proteins from one Elgaria multicarinata webbii isolate HBS135686 ecotype San Diego chromosome 3, rElgMul1.1.pri, whole genome shotgun sequence genomic window:
- the LOC134395539 gene encoding vomeronasal type-2 receptor 26-like, with amino-acid sequence MSQWHILPFLFAIHEINQNPRLLPNITLGYNIYENYFNPRMTYEALVDLMSLGQQHVPNYRCGGQNKLLAVLEGANFELSNQISTMLGIYKIPQVSYGFVSQIPKDKHQFPFIYRMVPKSEPHYLGIVKLLRHFRWTWIGLIAPENDSGERFMSTFMPVVINNGICIAYSKSIPATVKWERHFNLILYLLDTQVNVVVCQVDTNAILILALFMQNIEKIKNSTVGKVCITTTLQDLSLRMFYKMIDLQHTHVSLSFLIKTHKRTRHDNFGALLLAIQQFETKAFHCFYSRDMLSVKVWERCREKENWDNLPQDVIESILSQDTYSIYNSIQAVAWTLHAAYSSHLNRMGMVGGDRLGLQRLHPFLRNFQLYNTSMDGAYLDENGDLAANFDIMNWVMFPNKSTAGVNVGSIERLSSSEIKFTIDQNAITWPRTFNQTVPFSRCTRSCLPGHAKTIREGEPICCYDCVPCPEGTISSQEDADHCTKCPDDQHPNKARDQCVLKLISFLSYEEILGIILALFALILSLTTGLLLGIFMKYRETPVVKANNRDLTYILLVSLLLSFLSSFLFIGRPQKVTCLLQQTTFSIIFSVAVSSLLAKTVMVVVAFMATKPGNRMRKWLGKSLANSIVISCSSVQVGICMIWLGIFPPFPDSDMHSQPGQIILQCNEGSAVMFYTALGYMGFLAAICFTVAFLARKLPGAFNEAKLITFSMLVFSSVWVSFVPAYLSTKGKYMVAVQVFSILASSLGLLVCIFIPKSYIIILRRDLNSKEHLMMKSKDGI; translated from the exons ATGAGCCAGTGGCACATCCTTCCCTTCTTGTTTGCCATTCATGAGATCAACCAGAATCCGAGGCTCTTGCCCAATatcaccctgggctacaacaTCTATGAGAACTATTTCAACCCAAGAATGACTTATGAGGCCTTGGTAGACCTGATGTCTCTTGGGCAGCAGCATGTTCCAAACTACAGATGTGGAGGACAGAATAAGCTCTTGGCGGTCCTTGAAGGGGCCAACTTTGAACTCTCCAACCAGATTTCAACCATGCTGggcatctacaaaatcccacag GTCAGTTATGGTTTTGTTAGTCAAATCCCTAAGGACAAACATCAGTTTCCTTTTATCTACCGGATGGTCCCAAAATCAGAACCGCATTACCTGGGGATTGTTAAACTGCTCCGGCATTTCAGATGGACGTGGATTGGTCTCATTGCTCCAGAGAATGACAGTGGAGAAAGATTCATGAGCACCTTCATGCCAGTGGTCATAAACAATGGTATTTGCATTGCCTATTCCAAAAGTATCCCAGCGACAGTGAAATGGGAAAGACATTTCAACCTGATATTATATTTGCTGGACACTCAAGTTAATGTAGTTGTTTGTCAAGTGGACACCAATGCCATCTTAATTCTAGCACTATTCATGCAAAATATTGAAAAGATCAAAAATTCAACTGTAGGAAAAGTATGTATTACAACAACTTTGCAGGACCTCAGCTTGAGAATGTTTTACAAGATGATTGATCTCCAGCACACCCATGTTTCTTTGTCCTTCTTAATCAAGACGCACAAAAGGACACGACATGATAATTTTGGTGCACTTCTCTTGGCTATCCAGCAGTTTGAGACTAAAGCATTTCATTGTTTCTATTCAAGAGACATGTTGTCTGTGAAAGTCTGGGAAAGATGCAGAGAAAAAGAGAATTGGGACAACCTGCCCCAGGATGTGATTGAAAGTATCCTCTCTCAAGACACCTACAGTATTTACAATTCCATCCAGGCTGTGGCCTGGACCTTACATGCTGCGTACTCATCCCATTTGAACCggatggggatggtgggtggagaCCGGCTGGGTCTTCAAAGG CTTCACCCTTTCCTGAGAAACTTTCAGCTTTATAATACTTCCATGGACGGAGCTTATTTGGATGAAAATGGAGATCTGGCAGCCAACTTTGATATCATGAACTGGGTGATGTTTCCCAACAAGTCCACTGCTGGAGTGAATGTTGGCAGTATAGAGAGACTGTCCTCCTCTGAGATAAAGTTCACCATTGATCAGAATGCCATTACGTGGCCCAGAACATTTAACCAG ACAGTCCCTTTTTCTAGATGTACTAGAAGTTGCCTGCCTGGACACGCCAAGACGATTAGGGAAGGAGAGCCCATCTGCTGCTACGATTGTGTCCCATGTCCCGAAGGAACCATCTCCTCCCAGGAAG ATGCAGACCATTGCACCAAGTGTCCGGATGACCAGCATCCAAACAAGGCCCGAGATCAATGTGTTCTGAAGCTTATCAGCTTCCTCTCCTATGAAGAAATTCTGGGAATCATCCTAGCTTTATTTGCCCTAATCTTGTCCCTAACCACTGGCCTACTTTTAGGAATCTTCATGAAATATCGAGAAACTCCAgtggtcaaagccaacaaccgagaTCTCACCTACATACTCCTTGTCTCCCTCCTGCTatccttcttgtcctccttctTATTCATTGGACGGCCCCAGAAGGTGACCTGCCTTCTCCAACAAACcaccttcagcatcatcttctcagttgccGTCTCGTCCTTGTTGGCAAAAactgtcatggtggtggtggcatttatggccacaaagccagggaataggatgaggaaatggctggggaagagtttggccaactcCATTGTAATTTCTTGTTCCAGTGTCCAAGTGGGCATCTGCATGATCTGGCTGGGAATCTTTCCCCCATTCCCAGATTCTGACATGCATTCCCAGCCTGGTCAGATCATCCTGCAATGTAACGAAGGGTCTGCAGTCATGTTTTAtactgcccttggctacatgggcttcctggctgccatctgtttCACGGTGgccttcctagccaggaagctgcctggagccttcaatgaagccaagctgatcaccttcagcatgttggtcttttccagtgtttgggtgtcctttgtgccggcctacctgagcaccaaagggaaatacatggtagctgtgcaGGTCTTCTCTATCTTGGCTTCCAGTTTGGGTTTATTGGTTTGCATCTTCATCCCCAAAAGCTACATTATCATATTAAGGCGAGATCTAAATAGCAAAGAGCATTTAATGATGAAATCTAAAGATGGCATCTGA